The Marinomonas sp. CT5 genome contains the following window.
TGCTTATGAAAAAGCAGAGCATGAAGTGCTGGCAACCAAGGAGATGATTGAAAGCTCTATCTTTTCCGAGCATTCCACAACTAAAGCCATCATTTGTGAGAGTGAGGGTAATCCAATTGGTTTTGCTGTGTACTTTTTTAACTATTCCACATGGTTAGGAAAGCATGGTTTATATCTTGAGGATTTGTATGTGTCACCGTCAGAACGAGGCAGTGGTGCTGGAAAAGCGTTACTAAAACATTTGGCAGGAATCGCTGTAGCGAATGACTGTGGGAGATTTGAATGGAGTGTTTTAGATTGGAATAAACCCGCTATCGATTTTTATGAATCACTAGGTGCTAAGCCTAAGAGCGAATGGCTAGGGTATCAGTTAACGGGAGAGTCTCTTGCCGCTTTGGCGGCTTTTTAAATTATAAACTGTGTGGTTGAAGGGCTTTGTTCCCAAATCCTAAAGCTTAAAATATGGCGTTTTATCAACTTGATTTGTCGAGAATTGAACAAGGCGCTCCGC
Protein-coding sequences here:
- a CDS encoding GNAT family N-acetyltransferase, translating into MLIREAKREDSSTILRFVKELAAYEKAEHEVLATKEMIESSIFSEHSTTKAIICESEGNPIGFAVYFFNYSTWLGKHGLYLEDLYVSPSERGSGAGKALLKHLAGIAVANDCGRFEWSVLDWNKPAIDFYESLGAKPKSEWLGYQLTGESLAALAAF